A window of Nicotiana tabacum cultivar K326 chromosome 24, ASM71507v2, whole genome shotgun sequence contains these coding sequences:
- the LOC107762435 gene encoding nuclear poly(A) polymerase 1 codes for MSSTAYGVSEPISTGGPAELDVVRNRELEKFLADAGLYESHEEAIKREEVLGRLDQIVKTWVKNVCRAKGFNDDVVQEANAKIFTFGSYRLGVHGPGADIDTLCVGPRHATRDDFFGELHRMLEEMPEIQELHPVPDAHVPVMKFKFNGVSIDLLYANVALWVIPEDLDVSQESILQNVDEQTVRSLNGCRVTDQVLHLVPNIQSFRTTLRCMRLWAKRRGVYSNVTGFLGGINWALLVARICQLYPNAVPSMLVSRFFRVYSLWRWPNPVLLCPINEGSLGLAYWDPRRNFKDRQHLMPIITPAYPCMNSSYNVSTSTLRVMTEEFQRGNELCEAIEANKASWESLCEPFAFFEAYRNYLRIDIATESEDDMRKWKGWVESRIRLLTLKIERDTAGVLQCHPHPGEFSDKSKPFHHSYFMGLRRKQGTNPQQGEQFDIRLTVEDFKRDVYAYSFWTSSMWIHVCHVRRKDLPNFVFPGGVRPAQPARSESRSVSKSLGSAKATSVDAAFSRKRKHDEVNTGFTSKESCLAMSSSDASSPGETRELKRFEADIGDTLNSGGLVDNQIEVSVKSMLPVPSSCAAVTETIAVKQSAEPTVGHQSGSHGFEDPGDELELTNGVKHFDGANELQMEPPTAEEMVEATTSEEKDRIGGSSHKVLQSEGLEELEPIELAAPSSSIASEAFVVPQKPLIRFNFTSLRKTTEST; via the exons ATGAGTAGCACTGCATATGGAGTATCTGAACCAATTTCAACTGGTGGGCCCGCTGAATTGGATGTCGTTAGAAACCGCGAATTGGAAAAG TTTCTCGCAGATGCAGGCTTATATGAAAGTCATGAAGAAGCCATTAAAAGGGAAGAAGTGCTGGGGAGATTAGACCAG ATTGTGAAGACGTGGGTGAAAAATGTCTGTCGTGCTAAAGGCTTCAATGATGACGTGGTGCAAGAGGCAAATGCAAAAATCTTCACATTCGGTTCATATCGGCTGGGA GTACATGGCCCTGGTGCTGATATAGACACTCTATGTGTAGGACCTAGACATGCGACTCGTGAT GACTTCTTTGGCGAACTTCATAGAATGCTTGAAGAGATGCCTGAAATACAAGAACTTCATCCTGTACCTGATGCTCATGTTCCTGTTATGAAGTTCAAGTTTAATGGTGTTTCTATAGACCTTCTTTATGCAAATGTAGCACTCTGGGTTATTCCTGAG GATTTGGATGTTTCACAGGAGTCCATACTACAGAATGTGGATGAGCAGACTGTTCGTAGTCTTAATGGATGCAGAGTAACGGATCAAGTTTTGCATTTAGTACCCAATATCCAG AGTTTCCGCACCACACTGAGATGCATGAGACTGTGGGCAAAAAGGCGTGGAGTTTACTCAAAT GTTACTGGATTTCTTGGCGGTATTAATTGGGCATTGCTTGTTGCTCGGATTTGCCAACTTTATCCAAATGCAGTTCCTAGCATGTTGGTCTCTCGGTTTTTTAGAGTCTACAGTTTGTGGCGCTGGCCAAACCCAGTTTTGCTGTGTCCAATAAATGAAGGATCTCTTGGGCTTGCTTATTGGGATCCTCGGAGGAATTTCAAAGATAGGCAGCATCTAATGCCGATAATAACTCCAGCATACCCCTGCATGAATTCTAGCTACAATGTTTCAACCAGTACCTTGCGTGTCATGACAGAAGAATTTCAGAGAGGGAATGAACTTTGTGAG GCAATAGAAGCTAACAAAGCTAGCTGGGAAAGTCTTTGTGAGCCTTTCGCTTTTTTTGAAGCCTATAGAAACTATTTGCGGATAGACATAGCTACAGAAAGTGAGGATGACATGAGGAAATGGAAAGGATGGGTTGAATCTAGGATACGCCTGCTTACTCTAAAG ATTGAGAGAGACACTGCTGGTGTACTTCAATGCCATCCACATCCGGGTGAATTTTCAGATAAATCTAAGCCGTTTCACCATTCTTATTTTATGGGATTACGTAGAAAACAAGGTACAAATCCTCAACAAGGCGAACAATTTGATATAAGGTTGACAGTTGAGGATTTTAAGCGAGATGTCTATGCATATTCTTTTTGGACATCTAGCATGTGGATTCATGTGTGTCATGTCAGACGAAAAGACCTTCCTAATTTTGTCTTCCCTGGAGGAGTGCGTCCTGCTCAGCCTGCAAGAAGTGAAAGTCGTTCAGTTTCAAAATCACTTGGTTCTGCTAAGGCAACATCTGTAGATGCTGCTTTTAGCAGAAAGAGAAAGCACGACGAAGTTAATACAGGTTTTACCTCAAAAGAGTCTTGCCTGGCCATGAGTAGCAGTGATGCCAGCTCACCAGGTGAAACTAGAGAGTTGAAGCGATTTGAAGCTGATATTGGTGATACCTTGAATAGTGGTGGGCTTGTTGATAACCAAATTGAAGTTTCTGTCAAAAGCATGTTGCCTGTGCCTTCATCATGTGCAGCTGTAACAGAGACAATAGCAGTCAAGCAATCTGCAGAACCGACTGTGGGCCATCAAAGTGGATCTCATGGTTTTGAAGATCCTGGGGATGAACTGGAATTGACAAATGGAGTCAAGCATTTTGATGGGGCAAATGAACTGCAGATGGAGCCCCCAACAGCAGAGGAAATGGTTGAGGCAACAACATCAGAGGAAAAGGACAGAATTGGTGGTTCTAGCCATAAGGTCCTACAAAGCGAGGGCTTGGAAGAACTTGAG CCGATTGAGCTAGCAGCACCGTCCTCCAGCATTGCTTCTGAAGCATTTGTGGTTCCTCAGAAGCCTCTCATTAG GTTTAATTTTACTTCTTTGCGGAAAACAACTGAGAGCACATGA